TAAACGGCTTGCTTGCCGCCCTTCCAAAAGGCGAACTCCGCCTCGTCCTGCTCGCCCGAGCGAAGAGATGTGATGACGTGCTCGACGATGGGCAGCACTTCCTTTGGATGGCAGTTCTGCACGATGCGGCCGATGACACCGGCGCTGCGGGCAAAGACACGATGCTTTGTGTCCGTGTAAAACTTGACGATGTCGTTCTCGTCCGTAAAGGTCAGGTCGACCGGCATATGCTGATAGATGAGGTTGATCTGCTCGAGGGTGAGCTTGCCGTTTTTGACGGTGAGCTCCGAGGTCTCGGCGGAAGATACGCCCTGTATGCCGTGCTTTTGGAGAAGGGCGGTGAGGTCGCCCAGAAGCGATGCGTCCGACGGTACCGCCGTGCGTGCGCCTTCGTCTTTCGGCAGGAAGCCCGTCGGCGGTTCAATGTTGGCGAAGCCGACCTCCTCCTCGCCGATGCGCATCTGACGGAATTCTTTTTCGTTCAGGACCTTGAGTGCAGTCTGGAAGAGAACGCGCTGCTCCTTGAAGAGAATGTCCTCGAGCCGGCTGATGACCGTCTTCTGAAAGGCGATGAACTCCTCTATCTTATCTTCCTCCAGCATTTTTGACGCCTGTCCAATGCCTTTTTTGACCAGGTCATCAAATGTCCACATGATGCGGGAAGGCCCCGTGATGCCGTGCTTTTCCAGTGCGGGGAAAAGCTGGTTTTCCTTGCGGACGAGATGCTTCGGATACTCTTTCAGTTTGTCGTAGACGATGAGCCACGGATTTTTGATGAATTTTGTCTTTTCGAGCAGCTCCTTCATCTCGGCAATCGTTTCCTCAATGACGGAATTCTCCTTGAGGAAGGTGTGGATGGGATGGCCCTCGGGGAGCTCGACATCCTCAGGGTCGATGTGCTTGGCGAAGTGATGGATGATCTCCTCCAAGTGTTTTTCCAGCTGCGCCTCCGGAATGCCCATTGAAGGGAGGAGCTGCTCGCCGTAGGCAAACTCCGCCGGTGTGATGCGGTCAAATTTTTCATCAATGGTCTTCTGCAGCTCGGCGTAGGGAAGCGTGCCCTCAATATACGCCTTCAGAAGATCGGCAATCGCCTGCGCCTTTTCCTTATCGATGTTGAGTGTTTTTTCATGCATGGCAGATGTCTCCTTTGAGGTTTGTTTTCATTTATTGACAATTATAGGGGAGAGGAAGATTTTCAGGTTGTGATATTTGTTACATTTTCCCTGAACAAAAAAGCCTATGCAGCAAGTGAAGAATTGCCGCATAGGGGGATATCGAGTTAAGAAAACGCTGATAAAGAGAGAGGAAAAGATATGCCACGGCGATTGCGCTGCACGTATCCGTATCTCCTCAACGCCGCCGGGTACGCACTCTGCGCGTCTTCTTCAGTTTATCGGCGTCAAGCTCATCCAGAATATTGGTCAGAGCCTTTTCAAGCATGGATAAGAAGAGCTGCTGGTCGTTCTTTGTAAAGCCTCGAAGCATGGGGGCATACCACGCATCAAGTGTTTGGAGGAACTCGGAACGAAGTGCCGCGCCCTTTTCCGTGACCGACAGAATGTAGGCTCGGTGATCAAAGTCGGAGGTCTTACGAGCAACGTAGCCAAGGTCGACGAGGCGTGCGACGGCACGAGCCGTTGTCGTCTTATCAATCTTTACCATTTCGGCAAGCTGCTCCTGATTGATTCCCTCGTTATCATAGAGATGCGCGAGAAAAATGTAAAGTCCGTTGCCAAGGCCGAAATTCTTCATAGACTGATTGCCATAGCTGAGGCTGTGGCGGTAGAGAAGCGATATGTGCTTTCCATAAGGATCGACAGACATGCGGCGATCTCCTTTCTCTGCTTGTATATATGTAAACATAAGTATGGACGAAATCATGTTCCATGTGACTGTTCCATAGTATAGCAAAATTTTTTTCTCTTGTAAAGAATTGTAAAGAATTTTCAAAAAAGTCTACTATCATCTTAAGGGTACCAGGCAATATTGCTTATAAAAGGGGAACAGACCGTATCTGACCGATATCTCTCCCGCGGATAATGGAGGGAAAGAGAAGGATGCTCCTGAAAAGCCGTACTTATTTACTACAAACGTGACAAAACACCTTCCTTTGGTAAAAGAAGATATGCTATAATACGCATTGAGCGTTTGCTCATCTCCGAGCGAAATTGCCTAAAAGGCGGCGTCCGGTCCGCGCTGCTTCAAGGTAATGAGCCTGAGGGAAATTCTTCCCTCACGGGTGCACATGGAAACGTTTGCGCCAGCCGAATTTTCAGCCTCGTATGAGGAAGCAAAGGAGACATGTCAAATGAAGAAACAATGTACACTCTTGGCTGCAGCGATGCTCGTTGCGGCCGCCGTCATCGCCGGCTGCGGAAGCTCCAAACAGGCAGCCGAGCCGAAAAAGGATGCGCCGCCCGTCACACTGCACGTCGCCGCGGCCGCATCTCTCACAGACGCCATGAAGGAACTGGCGGAAAACTACAAGAAGGAGCATCCGAATACAACGCTTGAATTCCAGTTCGGGTCCTCCGGCGCGCTCCAGAAATCCATTCAGGAGGGCGGTGAGGCGGATCTCTTCTTCTCGGCGGCACAGAAGCAGATGAATGCGCTCGAGGAAGCGGGCGAGCTCCTCGAAGGTACGCGCAAAGATCTCCTCGTCAATGAGGTCGTCCTCATCATGCCGAAGGACGGCAAAAAAACACTGACCGGCTACGAGGATCTTGCGAAGCCGGAGATCGAGAAAGTCGCCGTCGGAGATAAGGGAGTCCCGGTCGGTCAGTACACGGAGGAGATCTTCAAGAAGCTCAACCTCACCGATGCGGTCATGCCGAAGGCAACGCTTGCCTCGGATGTCCGCCAAGTGCTGACGTACGTCGAGCAGGGAGAGGTCGACGCCGGCATTGTCTACGCAACGGATGCCGTCGCACCGAACTTCAAGAACATCAAAATCGTTGCCAAGGCTCCGGAGGGCAGCCATAAGCCTGTTATCTATCCCGGTGCCGTTCTGAAGGCAAGCAAGAACGCAGATGAGGCAAAGGCGTTCCTTGCGTTCGTCTCTTCGCCGGAGAGTGCCAAGGTGTTTGAGAAGTACGGCTTCGAGCTTGCGAAGTAAGGAAGGTATGAAGGATCATACGAGATGGAACTATTTTCCAATCTGAATTTTTCCCCGCTCTACATCTCACTAAAGACCGCCGCAGCAGCGACGGTCTTGACCTTCTTTTCCGGGATTTTTTTAGCCTATGTCGTCGTGTCGATGAAGCGATTCCAAGGGCTTTTTGATGCGATTATCACATTGCCCATGGTCTTGCCGCCGACCGTTGTAGGGTTTTTCCTGCTATTGTTTCTAGGCAAGCGGTCAGCAATCGGGCAGATTCTGCTCTCGTTCGATATTCAATTTGTCTTTACATGGCAGGCCGCGGTCACGGCGGCGGTTGTTGTCTCACTTCCCTTGATGTATCGGACGGCGCGCGGCGCCTTTGAACAGATTGACAGGAACATCATCCATGCGGCAAGGACGCTCGGCGTCTCTGAATGGGACATCTTCTGGCGCGTCCTCCTGCCGAATGCAAAGGGCGGCATCCTCGCCGGGCTTGTCCTGTCCTTTACGCGAGCGCTCGGTGAGTTTGGTGCGACCATCATGGTGGCCGGCAATATCCCCGGCAGGACGCAGACGATGTCGACAGCCATCTATGCGGCTGTGCAGGCGAATGATGATGCGACGGCATTCCTGTGGGTGGGCATTGTCGTGGTGTTCTCGCTCATCGTCGTCTCACTCATGAATGCATGGCTCGCCTACTCGACGAAATTCTCGGGAGGCGGTGCTCTTCGATGAAACTGCTCGTAGACATCGAAAAGAAGCTCCGTAATTTTTCACTTCGCGTCGCTTTTGAGGCGGATCGGGAAGTGCTCTCGCTTCTGGGGGCATCAGGCTGCGGCAAGAGCATGACGCTGAAATGCATTGCCGGCATCGAGACACCGGACCGCGGGCGTATCGTACTCGGGGACATCGTTCTTTACGACAGCGAAAAGCGAATCAATCTCCCTCCGCAGGAGCGTCATGTCGGGTATCTCTTTCAAAACTATGCGCTTTTCCCGCACATGACATTGGCGGAGAATATTCGCTTTGTCATTCGAGGGGATAAGAAGAAAAAAGAGCAAATCGTCCGTGAGGAGATTGCGCGCTTTTCGCTGGACGGGTTGGAGGACGCGTATCCTGTCGCGCTTTCGGGGGGACAGCAGCAGCGCGCCGCCTTTGCTCGCATGCTGGCAACACGTCCGAAGCTGCTGATGCTTGATGAGCCCTTTTCGGCGCTTGACTCGTATCTTCGATGGAACCTCGAGCGAGAGCTCAAGAAAATCATCGAAGACTATGGGGCGACCGCGCTCCTCGTCTCCCATGACCGAGGCGAGGCATACCGCCTATCGGACCGCATTGCCGTCATCGAGAAGGGCCATATTGAGGCAATTCGTGCAAAGGAAGAGCTCTTTCAACATCCGGAGACACTGGCGGCGACGCTTCTCACGGGGTGCAAGAATATCTCCAAGGCACGCAAAGTCAACGACGGGCTTCTGATTGCGACGGATTGGGGCATAGAGCTTGAGTCGGAGGATATTCCCGACGGATTGCAATACGTAGCGATTCGCGCGCATTATTTCGAGCTTGCGGAAGAGGGGGCGTCGGATGCGATTCCTTTCCGCGTGGAGGAAGTCATCGAGGATACATTCTCCACGATTCTGATGCTCGCCGCCGAAAAGGGCGTCGGTACACGCAGTCTCGTCCGCTGGGAATTCGATAAGGGAGAAAAGACATATGGCATAGGCGATATCGTACCGCTTCGCCTGCCGAGAGAGAAAATGATACTGCTGACAAGATAAAACCAGGGCTGCTGCACGAATATTGATGTGCAGCAACCCTGGTTTTTGTCTGCTTATTTCCAGTTTTAGCAGCGTCAAATTTTTGCAATTTCATCTAAGGAAGCGCTGATAAAATGAAGTCTGTCAGATTGGTGTAGATTTTTCGTTCTGTCAAGGAGGCAAACCGGACGCAGAGTGGTGCTCTGTGGAGGATTTGCCGACAAAGAGAGGGCGGAAAAGATGCGACAAGATGGCTGTGCTGCATTTATCAGTGCTTCCTTAAAGCCCCTTTGACACCGGAGACTTGCTCATCATCATGATGTATTGCCTTGCATGGCGCACAGCCGCTGTTGTATCTATGACGCAATCATGCTTTGCTCCAATCACAGTCATCCGTGTGTGCGGCGAGTACGCCGATGGCCTGCAGCGTTGAGTAGATGCAGGTTGAGCCGACAAACTTCATGCCGCGCCGCTTGAGGTCCTTCGATATCTCATCCGAGAGGGGGGAAGTCGTGCGCAGCTCGCAGCTTTCTCGGATGGACTTGCCGTCCGTAAATCCCCAAATATACTTGTCAAATGAGCCGTATTCACGCACGATGTCGAGAAAGACGCGGCTGTTCGTAATGCTGGCTTCGATCTTGCGGCGGTTTCGGATAATCCCTGTGTTCTGCATGAGCTCTTCAATCTTTGCCGCATCGAACGCGGCGACGCGTTCGGGGATGAATCCCTCATAGGCACGGCGAAAGTTCTCTCGCTTGTGAAGAATTGTTGCCCACGACAGTCCCGCCTGAAACGTCTCGAGAATAAAGAGTTCATAGAGTGCCCGATCATCGTGGAGCGGCTGCCCCCACTCTTCGTCATGATACTTTACATAGATGGGATCGTCCGGCTTCACCCAGACGCATCGCCTGCATTCGTGTTTCATATTCTTCAGCCTCCGTAAAATGCCGATGTCCGAAAGGATGCCGGCTTGCATATATACATGAAAATAGTTAGGACTCACGCCGTGAACGTATTGTCTCAAACAATGCGAGCCGTAAAACTGATTTATATTCCAATATGAACAGCATTGTAACGGGCTTTTCGAACCGCGTCAAGAAGGATACACTGAAAGGCCGTATTCTCCATGCTTTATGATTCCCTTCTTGTCCGCTGTTGATAACCTTGCGTTTTATCTCTGCTCGTTTTCAGCGAACACGCCGTAATGAGGGGGAGAATCTGTGCGCGGAATGTATGTCTGATTACAAATTCAATCTGCATGCGAAATGTTCCTGCATAATAGAAAGGAATCCGCAAAGCCACGCATGAATATGATATAATAGAGTAAATCAGATCAATGTGGAGTGAAGATCATGACGTGATTTGCACGGATGGTGAATGATCGTGTGAAACAGGCGGAGGTCATGTTTATGTTGGATGGCTCACATAGATCAGATTTTGTGGCGTGGCTGTTCTCCTGTCTGCGTGACAACAGGAGCATATATTGATTTTTTGGAGAGTAATTTGGAAGCGGAGGAATCACCATGCGTAAAGCAATCGTTGTCGTAGATATGCAGAACGACTTTATCGACGGGGCTCTGGGGACGAAAGAGGCGCGGGAGATGCTGCCGCGCATGGTCGAAAAGCTTACGGCGGAGCAGGCGGCGGGCACGGCGATCATCTTCACCATGGATACTCACGGAGAGGACTACCTGGAAACGCAGGAGGGAAAAAAGCTCCCCGTCGAGCACTGCATTCGCGGTACGGCGGGATGGCAGATCGCGAACGCATTGCAGACCTTCGTGCATGCGGCGGCTGCCGTCATCGAAAAGCCCGCCTTCGGCGCGACAGAGCTGCCCGCTGTCCTTACAGACTATGATGCAATCGAACTCACCGGACTTTGTACCGACATCTGTGTCATTTCCAATGCCCTCATCCTCAAGGCGTTCTACCCCGAAAAGCCTATCGCTGTTGACTCCTCCTGCTGCGCGGGCGTAACACCCGAGAGCCATGCGAATGCTCTCGCGGCAATGCGGATGTGTCAGGTGGAGGTGCGGTGAACAAAGCCTCAAGCATACAGATATGGCGCATCTTTATACACGAGGTAGGGAGATAAAATGGGGAGAGCATATTATTCGGATTCGATTTTATCGTTTTTGACTGCGAAAGAAGATCATGTCCTCGGGAGGTTGATGATTGAGGATTCGTTTCGGACGGAGGACACTCAAAAGAACACATGGCGCACGGAAATTCAAATTTTAAAGGATCAACTTGTCTCATTTGCGACAGGGGAAATCGCCTTTGAGTTCACTATTCCGCGTATTGGACATCGTGTGGATGTTGTACTCATCATTCAGGGGATTATTTTCCTCCTGGAGTTCAAGGTCTGCGATACAACCTATGCGAAATCAACGAAAGATCAGGTCATGGATTATGCGCTTGATCTCAAGTATTTCCACGAGGCAAGCAGAGATCGTACGATTGTGCCGATCATCGTGCCAACAGAGGCGGACGAGCAGGTCAACACACTCTCTCTGATGGAGGATAAAATTGCGCAGGTGCTTTGCTGCAATCGTCATAACATCGGATTGACTATTCGCAGCGTTCGATCGCAGATGTATGCGGAACCTCTTGCAATGGATTCCTGGCTGGATGCGCGCTATGCACCGACGCCGACCATCATTGAGGCGGCACAGGCACTCTATCGTGAGCACTCTGTGCGCGACATATCGCGCAATGATGCGGGGGCAGAGAATCTCACTGTGACAACGGCAGTCATCAACCAAATCATTGACGACTGCAAAGCGCATCGAAAGAAAGCAATCTGTTTTATCACAGGCGTCCCCGGGGCAGGAAAGACACTTGCGGGGCTCAATATCGCCAATGAGCGACATCAGTTCAACGAGGATGAGCATGCCGTATTCCTCTCGGGGAATGGCCCTCTTGTTGCCGTTTTGCAGGAGGCACTGGCGCGCGATCGGGCAGCAACGCATCGTGTGAGCAAGGAACAGGCACGTCGCGAAACGAAGGCATTTATTCAGGTGATTCACAAATTCCGCGACGAGGCATTGTCTTCATCATTCCCGCCCGTCGAGAAGGTCGCTATTTTTGATGAGGCGCAGCGCGCATGGGATGCCGATGCACTGATGAAATTTATGAAACGGAAGAAGGGTGTGGCGAATTTTCAGCAATCAGAACCCGAATTCCTCATCAGCATTATGGAGCGGCATCAGGACTGGGCGGTCATTATCTGCCTCGTCGGCGGCGGTCAGGAGATCAATACGGGTGAGGCTGGGATTGCAGCGTGGCTGGATGCGCTGCGGCATCAATATCCGAACTGGGAGATCTACCTCTCGGATCGGATGACAGACAGCGAGTATGTGGGGAGCAGTGACGTCCAGCAGATGTTGGAGGATCGTCCGTATCATATTGCACCGTCCCTGCATCTAGGTGTATCGCTGCGCTCCTTCCGCAGTGAGAAGCTGGCAGATTTCGTCAAGGCTCTGCTCAATGAGGATATCACTGCGGCTCGGGCGCTCTATGCCGCGCTTCATCCGACTTATCCGATTGTCATGA
This portion of the Selenomonas sp. TAMA-11512 genome encodes:
- a CDS encoding MarR family transcriptional regulator — translated: MSVDPYGKHISLLYRHSLSYGNQSMKNFGLGNGLYIFLAHLYDNEGINQEQLAEMVKIDKTTTARAVARLVDLGYVARKTSDFDHRAYILSVTEKGAALRSEFLQTLDAWYAPMLRGFTKNDQQLFLSMLEKALTNILDELDADKLKKTRRVRTRRR
- the modA gene encoding molybdate ABC transporter substrate-binding protein — its product is MKKQCTLLAAAMLVAAAVIAGCGSSKQAAEPKKDAPPVTLHVAAAASLTDAMKELAENYKKEHPNTTLEFQFGSSGALQKSIQEGGEADLFFSAAQKQMNALEEAGELLEGTRKDLLVNEVVLIMPKDGKKTLTGYEDLAKPEIEKVAVGDKGVPVGQYTEEIFKKLNLTDAVMPKATLASDVRQVLTYVEQGEVDAGIVYATDAVAPNFKNIKIVAKAPEGSHKPVIYPGAVLKASKNADEAKAFLAFVSSPESAKVFEKYGFELAK
- a CDS encoding DNA-3-methyladenine glycosylase I yields the protein MKHECRRCVWVKPDDPIYVKYHDEEWGQPLHDDRALYELFILETFQAGLSWATILHKRENFRRAYEGFIPERVAAFDAAKIEELMQNTGIIRNRRKIEASITNSRVFLDIVREYGSFDKYIWGFTDGKSIRESCELRTTSPLSDEISKDLKRRGMKFVGSTCIYSTLQAIGVLAAHTDDCDWSKA
- a CDS encoding ATP-binding cassette domain-containing protein, producing the protein MKLLVDIEKKLRNFSLRVAFEADREVLSLLGASGCGKSMTLKCIAGIETPDRGRIVLGDIVLYDSEKRINLPPQERHVGYLFQNYALFPHMTLAENIRFVIRGDKKKKEQIVREEIARFSLDGLEDAYPVALSGGQQQRAAFARMLATRPKLLMLDEPFSALDSYLRWNLERELKKIIEDYGATALLVSHDRGEAYRLSDRIAVIEKGHIEAIRAKEELFQHPETLAATLLTGCKNISKARKVNDGLLIATDWGIELESEDIPDGLQYVAIRAHYFELAEEGASDAIPFRVEEVIEDTFSTILMLAAEKGVGTRSLVRWEFDKGEKTYGIGDIVPLRLPREKMILLTR
- the modB gene encoding molybdate ABC transporter permease subunit, whose product is MELFSNLNFSPLYISLKTAAAATVLTFFSGIFLAYVVVSMKRFQGLFDAIITLPMVLPPTVVGFFLLLFLGKRSAIGQILLSFDIQFVFTWQAAVTAAVVVSLPLMYRTARGAFEQIDRNIIHAARTLGVSEWDIFWRVLLPNAKGGILAGLVLSFTRALGEFGATIMVAGNIPGRTQTMSTAIYAAVQANDDATAFLWVGIVVVFSLIVVSLMNAWLAYSTKFSGGGALR
- a CDS encoding isochorismatase family cysteine hydrolase, encoding MRKAIVVVDMQNDFIDGALGTKEAREMLPRMVEKLTAEQAAGTAIIFTMDTHGEDYLETQEGKKLPVEHCIRGTAGWQIANALQTFVHAAAAVIEKPAFGATELPAVLTDYDAIELTGLCTDICVISNALILKAFYPEKPIAVDSSCCAGVTPESHANALAAMRMCQVEVR
- a CDS encoding PAS domain-containing protein, producing MHEKTLNIDKEKAQAIADLLKAYIEGTLPYAELQKTIDEKFDRITPAEFAYGEQLLPSMGIPEAQLEKHLEEIIHHFAKHIDPEDVELPEGHPIHTFLKENSVIEETIAEMKELLEKTKFIKNPWLIVYDKLKEYPKHLVRKENQLFPALEKHGITGPSRIMWTFDDLVKKGIGQASKMLEEDKIEEFIAFQKTVISRLEDILFKEQRVLFQTALKVLNEKEFRQMRIGEEEVGFANIEPPTGFLPKDEGARTAVPSDASLLGDLTALLQKHGIQGVSSAETSELTVKNGKLTLEQINLIYQHMPVDLTFTDENDIVKFYTDTKHRVFARSAGVIGRIVQNCHPKEVLPIVEHVITSLRSGEQDEAEFAFWKGGKQAVYVTYLAVRDADGKFRGVLEMMQDVTHILDLFSKGKGVAPMSAPAGIHRPESGAESGSPQASMPVEDAVADIAAPAENPQEEAAKEDAGFSLHTTLHTMLKRHPWLKDWLMAQSPNYKHLNNPVMVKTMGRIADIKTIAERGGFDPQEFLNKINAEVKNRT